The following is a genomic window from Solanum lycopersicum chromosome 6, SLM_r2.1.
TTTTTGCAGGCCTTTTTAGAATCTcctaaatttttcaattttctgtGTGTATTAGCCCACGGATTTGGCATTCTGAGCATCTGaagtttttttctcaaaaaaattatgaggaCCTCCTTAATTAGTTAGGAAACCTTAAAGTACACTCACACCattgttttaataattattatgacATTACAAGCCCTTTTTGAAGAATCGTCCAAATTTCgcaatttttcgtgtgtatacCCATGGATCTGGCGCACGAAGCACACAAAATTTTTTCGTCAAAAAATTTATGAGGACCTCCTTAATGAGTTGGGAAACATTCACGTATACTCACCCCATTTTTTAACACCCATTTCCATATTTACAAACCCTTTTTTAAGAATAGACCAAATTTCCCTATTTTTCATGTGTAATCACCTTTTTCTCAAAACTTTTTTGGCCTATATCTCTCCTTAAACTCATGATAGCCAACTTATCGCACTTTTTCATTGGGGCATGCACCTGTGTATATTTTCTTCATATATCTGAATTATCTCAATATCACTTTTCTCATCTTATTCTTCACGAAGGTCGGTCTCACTTTATTATGAATAtcttcattcttaattattttatctcttCTACTATAGCAAATTTCATTAGCTATTTGCCATCATCGTGTAACTTTCTCCAACAAAGCTTCGATAAATGAAAAAGGGATTACATAATCTCTTATACTCATTTCACAATATATAATCTCTTATGCTCATTCactataaatagaagaaaacGACTCTATCAAGATCTTACATGTTTCACTTCACatattttttgtatgtattattattactaatctcctatgaaaaaaaagattttgccAATTCAACATCGTTTGCCTCCAGTTTTCCTCTTTCTCTGTAGCCGTAGGATGAGGGCAGCACCTGAAACGCGCCTTTCTGGATATCAGTCATGATTTCTGTCTCCCTGCTGCCTCGAGCATCTTGTCCACTTGAATTCGAGCAACACCAAAGTTTGGAATCTTGATTGACTTGTCAGCAGCAATTAGTAGATTGTCGGATTTCAGATCTCGGTGAATAAGATTCAGACCATGCACATGCTCCACATCCAAGACCAGCTTAACAGCTAACTTCAATGGCACAACTTGGTTTTGCAGGAACTAACACACTGATCCCCCTCTTGTATATTCAGTCACAATACATGACACATTGGCTTTACGACATGCACCAACAAATCGTATAATATTTGGATGCTTTAAATTTGCCAACATCGCGACCTCATGCTGAAATTGCTGCTCCATAAAGTGAGCCTGTCGCAAGATCAAACATAGTGCAGGACGAGATAGTTGGCATGCACCTCGACTGATTCCGGGGGATATCTGTCACTTTCCTCCACCAACATGTACCAAGCAACTCTTTACCAAGGCTAGGACAGATggaaagaaatcacctagtgttaaactttaattaaaacacagaatattcataaaaatgaacGATCAAAGGCaaaatcaaggaagaaaaaaagtgaaaattaatTTACCTCGATTGTGATTATGACTCTACTTGTTTTCCGACGCCGATCAATTTTCAAACTACTGGAGATTTGAAGAAAGATCGAAGTAAAAACTAAGAGAAGTAACACGAGAAAAAAAGAACACATAGAGAGAGTAATGTATGAGTACGAGTTACATGTGTGAGTACGAGTTTATATAGGGACTACTTGTATTAGAATTGTtcgataaatttcattttgaccCTTGAATTATGGTTTATTTCAATTGAACATCCAAACACATGaaattgtgtttttattatatacttttagttcaaattttaaaagaaaaagaattacttTGTCAGGCAATAATAACTAttataaatattcttaattatttataagCCTAGTAAACATCAAAGAAAATACATGTGCCTGagatttttcctttattttaacTCTAGTTAATTAGGCAATAAGTTCACACTACAAATGAGATTTATGAGATGTAGATAAAAGTCATACTACAAATGTGAATGTATTTGGTCAGATTTAATGATTTTTCCACTTTTGATTTAAGGAATATAATCATAGTTATCACAATAAAgctagttttaataattttttccacTTTGAATAAAAGATAGTAGTAACAAATAAGAAGAGGCATGAGATGAATTTGGTGGTTTGACTATTGTAAGCtagatttaatgaatttttccaCTTTGAATctaagaaaatagaaataaataagaagaaacacGAGACAAATTTGGTGGTTGGACAACTCAAATATTGCAAGCTAGAATTAATGAATTTTTCCACttgaatttaaggaaaatactaagaaatacaaaagaaaaaaaaaaggcaaatttTGTGGTTGAACGAATCAAATATCGTATGtgatatttgatgaatttttcacttttaatttaaGGCAAAACACTAATAAATAAGAACAACAAGGCAAATTTAGAGGATGGACGAATCAAATATCTTAAgctatatttaatgaatttttccacttttgagttttagaaattactaataaataagaagagaaaaacaaaataaaattagtgaTTGAACGAATCACGGTTATATTTGAATTGACATACTTCCCGCTTCACTAAAAACTTATATCACACCACCCGCCTTCTTTCTCAAACTCCTGATTAGAAGTGTATTTCATATAtcatatttctaaatattgacAAGGAAAGTCTACCCTTTCCTCTGGTTATGTATAATTcgaaattataattattattataatttgtctgaaattcaaattgataatagtgataataatttGCAACATGGGTACGTAAGCTTGTtgcaaattattaataatacaaattaaataacttGTTTTGTTCATTTTGTTGTAACATGTAACACAATGTTTTGGACTTCTAACAAATTGATGAAATGTATTGTAGCCTTTTTGAGTATTGGTTAATgaaattgatttaaattttatttattaaccgcgtaaaattgactttttttaatttctaaataattttttatgtacgTTTTGATCTTCTTCTTTGTCAGTAGTATTAGTGttattttattcttcaatttcaaTTATCTTCGATGTCTTTTGGTGTTTTAATTATTACATTAGTGATTTGTTATTATCGTTCTTTTTTTGTCTGTTGATTCACTTcctaatatttcaattttattaatgttttcACAAATGTTTCTcgtttttaaaattgtttggcATGCTATGATCTATTTGAAACCTCTATATTTTTACGAGGTAGATGTAAGATCTTCGtacactttaatttttttacgcCTCATTTATGACATTATACTGAATATGTTATCTTAAAAAGACTATAAATAAGaaactcaataattttaaaataaaaataaaaattattttatcaattcacTTTATTCGCTTCAAACATCATATATTGTGGCAACTAGGCCTAGCTAATTGAAGAGAAAGTGTTTATTTGCATATATCTActtgtatatttgtatatatgccgtttatatacatcatatataattGAGGATGCGTGAATATATTAGGAGAAATGGCTTTTTAAGTCGATGTATACATATCCtcttgtttatattttatatgactGTATATCAATGAAAATTTACTATCATATACAACAATATAtagacaatataatattttcttacttatttcGTACAAGTACTTTTAATGaatgcattttaaaaaaattcaatccaAATTTAAATGGTGATATTGGTGTTTTGACAAATTGTTCAACAAATAAATCAAGAGGATTTTGTAGTAGTCAAATAAAATTGCAGCTATATACCAAAAATAGTGGagttattctttcttttaaCCAAAAGTCTAAGTTCGAGCCTGAGTATGAAACCAATGCTCACGAGGAAAATCCAACACCCCATAATGCAAGACATAACCTATAGCATTTGTTGGattaatcaaaatatcaatACGAGTACCACAACTTTTCGAGGAAAATCCCACTTCAGATACATAACATCTTCCACCCTTTGAATCAAAGATTTACTCGCTGCCAACAAAAACATACTATATTTGCTAGTTTAAATCGATTCACTAAGCTAGTTAAAAGCCTTATTACGCAATTCCAACAGTTCACTAGAGGGACGTGTGTCACCCAACTGTAATAAAATGAGTTGGGCGAGTGCTGGTGGAAGATAGCAACTACCTGTGAGAATGATCAAAAAGGTTCAAAGACTCCAAAGGATCCGTCCTAACAAGACCTAAGTGATCAAAAATGCAGAATCTTGACATGCTATGCTCAATGCAGCAAATACAAACCCTCAGCATCTTAACTACTACTCTATGGcttaaaagaaaatagtaatGGAGAAACACTTTCTCAAATCTGGAAATCAAAATGAACAAGGAATGATCCGTAAAGGAGTTTAAAAAACTAGGCATGCTAAAACTAAGAACACGAATATTCAGAAGGCTGCTCGCAGAATAAAAAAAGTGCATCACTAAACAAAGCAAACATTTAGAGCTCAAACTACAAAACTTAACTTTATCACGCTGTAAAGCGTGAAATTGACTTGAACAGTGGATGAAGCAACAAGGACAGTTTGTTTAAGCAGGGGTGGCAGATTGAGCAGCCAGCCTCTTCCTTGCCTCCTCGATGATGGTCAACTTAATTCCTTTACCTTTGGGTAGTGAAACCCACGGCTTAGTACCCTTACCTAGAGTGAACACATTTCCCAAACGTGTAGCAAATTCATGACCCTGTGAATCCTGAATGTGGAGGGTCTCAAAGCTACCCTTATGCTTCTCCCTGTTCTTAATAACACCAACACGTCCCCTGTTTCTACCTCCAGTCACCATCACAACATTCCCAACATCAAACTTGATGAAATCAACAATCTTATTAGATTCCAAGTCCAGCTTTATGGTATCGTTGGCCTTGATGAGAGGATCAGGATAGCGGATTGTTCTTCCATCGTAAGTGTTCAGGTATGGGATCCCCTTCTGACCAAACTGCACAGACCGGACCTTGCAAAGCTTAAACTGCAAATAGGAAGAACCTAACTCAATAAGAGCATTATACAAACCAATAAAGTTTACAAGGTTAAAAGATGAACCTAACAAAGATATACATCACAAACAcacaacttaaaatattaatctacCTTGGATTCCTCATCCCTGACCGAGTGAAGACGGAATCGGCCCTTAGTGTCGTAAAGAAGACGGAAGTTCTCATTAGTCTTCGGGATTGAAACAACATCTGAACATAGAAACTAGCATTAGTCATTTTCAAGGGTGAAGAAACAAGCCATACAGACTAAAGAAAGAGAATGTCACGTGAAAATTGAATTAACACTTTTATTTACAAACATACCACCTATCCATAGATAAGTTGTTCGGACTCCAAAAATGTTGTCGCACCCGTGTCAGATCCTCATAAATGCACTATTTTTGAAGGATCCGACACACACCCGATGACATTTTTGAGGAGTCCAAGCAACATAAATCCATAGTACTCCAGAAGTTCCAATTGATGTGACTTTCCCTACTTTAGAATGTTCCCTCGAAATATTTAACACAATTCTCTTTCTACACAATGTTAACAAATCAAATTCAATCGATTGTTCAAAGAATTAAACTTTAATGTGATGTTTTATCTATCAAACTAACTTATCAACCA
Proteins encoded in this region:
- the LOC101246828 gene encoding small ribosomal subunit protein eS4, with the translated sequence MARGLKKHLKRLNAPKHWMLDKLGGAFAPKPSSGPHKSRECLPLVIIMRNRLKYALTYREVISILMQRQVMVDGKVRTDKTYPAGFMDVVSIPKTNENFRLLYDTKGRFRLHSVRDEESKFKLCKVRSVQFGQKGIPYLNTYDGRTIRYPDPLIKANDTIKLDLESNKIVDFIKFDVGNVVMVTGGRNRGRVGVIKNREKHKGSFETLHIQDSQGHEFATRLGNVFTLGKGTKPWVSLPKGKGIKLTIIEEARKRLAAQSATPA